A single genomic interval of Mycobacterium sp. DL592 harbors:
- a CDS encoding LuxR C-terminal-related transcriptional regulator, whose translation MTVTTLETPEVHELPPVRSIRVRDRDEWSVVGEPVRDRALRERVVAVLEAVSMVPGCGAVPVVDDRDFTSLAAALDAAGEQLTRCLWSGGDLVRRTATAKLAATLAEVTGLRTELTEARAAQKDERYAAVRNALSRLHGIDSTPQMLERALAELCRCGFDRAIISRVEDSTWWVEGVHVKSDPEWASEIARVGQAHPLYIDHMVVESEVMRRRAPVLVRDAEHDPRINAAIGAASLSRSYVAAPIMPEGRVIGLLHADCYSSRRHVDDDDLAILWMFAEGFGYAYQRTVLSERLRRARNEIQRMARNVASAADDLCTARTTLGRSLSPLGGGNTAPSVAASLAADSPIESLLSRREIEVVSLMAEGKSNGAIATHLVIAEGTVKSHVKHILRKLKASNRAEAVFRYMRLTEVHGTGR comes from the coding sequence GTGACTGTCACCACTCTTGAAACCCCAGAGGTCCACGAGCTCCCGCCGGTCCGGTCGATCCGGGTTCGGGACCGCGATGAATGGTCCGTGGTCGGGGAGCCGGTGCGGGACCGCGCGCTGCGCGAACGAGTGGTAGCGGTGCTCGAGGCGGTCTCCATGGTGCCGGGGTGCGGCGCCGTTCCCGTCGTCGACGACCGCGACTTCACCAGCCTCGCAGCCGCCCTCGACGCGGCCGGCGAGCAGCTCACCCGGTGCCTCTGGAGCGGAGGTGATCTGGTCAGGCGAACCGCGACCGCGAAACTTGCCGCGACGCTGGCCGAGGTCACCGGGCTGCGCACCGAGCTGACCGAGGCGCGGGCGGCGCAGAAGGACGAACGCTACGCCGCGGTGCGCAACGCGCTGTCGCGGCTGCACGGCATCGATTCCACCCCGCAGATGCTCGAGCGGGCGCTCGCGGAACTGTGCCGGTGCGGGTTCGACCGCGCCATCATCTCCCGGGTCGAGGACTCGACATGGTGGGTGGAAGGCGTGCACGTCAAGTCCGACCCCGAATGGGCCAGCGAGATCGCCAGGGTCGGCCAAGCCCACCCGCTCTACATCGACCACATGGTCGTCGAAAGCGAGGTGATGCGCCGCCGCGCACCGGTGCTGGTCCGCGATGCCGAGCACGATCCCAGGATCAACGCCGCCATCGGTGCGGCCTCGCTGTCACGGTCCTACGTGGCGGCACCGATCATGCCGGAGGGCCGGGTTATCGGGTTGCTGCACGCCGACTGCTACAGCAGCCGACGCCACGTCGACGACGACGACCTGGCCATCCTGTGGATGTTCGCCGAGGGATTCGGCTACGCCTACCAGCGCACTGTGCTCAGCGAGCGACTTCGTCGCGCGCGCAACGAGATTCAGCGCATGGCGCGCAATGTGGCCAGCGCCGCCGACGACCTGTGTACGGCCCGCACGACACTAGGCCGGTCACTGTCGCCGTTGGGCGGGGGAAATACTGCACCGTCGGTGGCCGCCTCGCTGGCCGCGGATTCCCCCATCGAGTCGCTGCTGTCGCGCCGCGAGATCGAAGTGGTGTCGCTGATGGCCGAAGGCAAGAGCAACGGTGCGATCGCCACCCACCTGGTGATCGCCGAGGGCACCGTCAAGAGTCACGTCAAGCACATCTTGCGCAAGCTGAAGGCCTCGAACCGTGCCGAGGCCGTGTTCCGGTACATGCGGCTGACCGAGGTGCACGGCACCGGGAGGTAA
- a CDS encoding cutinase family protein has protein sequence MLSRLAQAVLVAAIGVAGLTTGTATAASSCADYHWIGAAGSGQRDGAAAAANGGMGDVVYQSYQQLRGELLASGRTIDAEAVQYPAAAVPLKGGLGGWLDFLGSVGDGTDAVAKQFADFTQRCPDTKVVLAGYSQGAMVVHRNLYKLADDPRVAAALLIADGDRLPVDTTVNLGSTALAPSRGKGVAQEHSLLASANTAPLPPAIGARTVSVCDVGDPVCDYDADTNAVSDTAIAIHTAYAPAATGTHAWGGPLYSLVMNAGAPSASTVALTTG, from the coding sequence GTGTTGAGCCGTTTGGCCCAGGCAGTGCTGGTGGCCGCGATCGGGGTGGCCGGGCTGACCACCGGTACCGCCACCGCCGCGTCGTCGTGCGCCGACTATCACTGGATCGGGGCCGCCGGATCGGGGCAGCGCGACGGAGCCGCAGCCGCCGCCAACGGCGGCATGGGCGACGTGGTCTACCAGTCCTATCAGCAGTTGCGCGGCGAACTGCTCGCCAGTGGGCGCACCATCGACGCCGAAGCCGTGCAGTACCCCGCCGCAGCCGTCCCGCTCAAGGGCGGCCTGGGCGGCTGGCTGGACTTCCTGGGCAGCGTGGGTGACGGAACCGACGCCGTCGCCAAGCAGTTCGCCGACTTTACGCAACGCTGCCCCGACACCAAGGTCGTGCTGGCCGGGTACTCCCAAGGCGCGATGGTCGTACACCGTAACCTCTACAAACTCGCCGACGACCCGCGGGTGGCCGCCGCCCTGCTGATCGCCGACGGCGACCGGCTGCCCGTCGACACCACCGTCAACCTTGGTTCGACGGCACTGGCCCCGAGCCGCGGCAAGGGAGTCGCCCAGGAGCACTCGCTACTCGCCTCGGCCAACACCGCGCCGCTGCCGCCGGCCATCGGCGCGCGCACGGTCAGCGTCTGCGACGTCGGCGACCCGGTGTGCGACTACGACGCCGACACCAACGCGGTGTCCGATACCGCGATCGCGATCCACACCGCGTATGCACCCGCCGCGACCGGCACCCACGCCTGGGGCGGGCCGCTGTACAGCCTCGTGATGAATGCCGGCGCCCCGTCGGCTTCGACTGTCGCGCTGACTACCGGCTGA
- a CDS encoding nuclear transport factor 2 family protein: MTTEQQDRQDISDLLIRYATGIDRRDWPLFRTVFTPDCHCDYGEIGVWDGVDAVTEFMDVAHAGAGHLLHRITNQVIDIDGDRATARCYVDVWVMAADNASGVNASGFYDDEIVRTDDGWRIARRVFTSVRIAFRDKG; encoded by the coding sequence GTGACAACCGAACAGCAAGACCGGCAGGATATTTCAGACCTGCTGATCCGCTACGCCACCGGAATCGACCGCCGGGACTGGCCACTGTTCCGCACGGTGTTCACCCCGGACTGCCACTGCGACTACGGCGAGATCGGGGTCTGGGACGGCGTCGACGCCGTCACCGAGTTCATGGACGTCGCGCACGCCGGGGCCGGGCACCTGTTGCACCGCATCACCAACCAGGTCATCGACATCGATGGTGACCGAGCCACCGCACGCTGTTACGTCGACGTGTGGGTGATGGCCGCCGACAACGCATCCGGCGTCAACGCATCCGGCTTCTACGACGACGAGATCGTGCGCACCGACGACGGCTGGCGCATCGCCCGGCGCGTCTTCACCTCGGTGCGTATCGCGTTCCGGGACAAGGGGTAG
- a CDS encoding SDR family NAD(P)-dependent oxidoreductase → MDFAEQYGPWALVAGASDGVGAAFADELAARGVNVVLLARRQAVLDDVAAGIRERHGVETRTLAIDLAEPGAAAAVAAATTYLAVGFLVYCAGADPAFSPFLSNSLAAAEAMVQRNCVVPMQLCHHFAPAMVERGSGGIVILGSGAGFLGGPNMVAYGATKAFDMVFAEALWSELHPKGVDVIGLILGKTDTPALRKLEHERGRLASLDEPPPDTDRVEDVIAAAFDNLTNGPTVLASEQLRGVGQLLAAMDRNDAVGLMAQAIESAMGAD, encoded by the coding sequence ATGGACTTCGCTGAACAGTACGGGCCGTGGGCGCTGGTGGCCGGCGCCTCCGACGGGGTGGGCGCCGCGTTCGCCGACGAGCTGGCAGCCCGAGGTGTCAACGTGGTGTTACTGGCCCGGCGCCAGGCGGTGCTAGACGACGTCGCCGCCGGAATCCGGGAGAGGCACGGCGTCGAAACACGAACGCTGGCAATTGATCTCGCCGAACCGGGGGCCGCCGCCGCGGTCGCAGCCGCCACCACGTATCTGGCGGTCGGCTTTCTGGTGTACTGCGCGGGCGCCGACCCGGCTTTCAGTCCGTTCCTGTCGAACTCGCTGGCCGCCGCCGAGGCCATGGTTCAGCGCAACTGCGTGGTGCCGATGCAGCTGTGCCACCACTTCGCCCCGGCGATGGTGGAGCGGGGCAGCGGCGGGATCGTCATCCTGGGATCGGGGGCCGGGTTCCTCGGCGGACCCAACATGGTGGCCTACGGCGCGACGAAGGCCTTCGACATGGTGTTCGCCGAAGCGCTGTGGAGCGAGCTGCACCCCAAGGGGGTCGACGTGATCGGCCTGATCCTGGGCAAGACCGACACCCCCGCGCTGCGCAAGCTCGAACACGAGCGCGGCAGGCTGGCCTCACTGGATGAGCCGCCGCCGGACACCGACCGGGTCGAGGATGTGATTGCGGCCGCGTTCGACAACCTCACCAACGGGCCGACGGTGCTCGCCAGTGAGCAGTTGCGCGGCGTCGGCCAGTTGCTGGCGGCGATGGACCGCAACGACGCGGTCGGCCTGATGGCCCAAGCCATCGAATCCGCCATGGGCGCAGACTAA
- a CDS encoding type II toxin-antitoxin system death-on-curing family toxin: MSIVYLSLEDLLALAEDLGCLNVRDIGLLDSAAHRPASSAFGTDAYAGVHEKAAVLLESIVRNHPLVDGNKRLGWLATYVFYGMNGYELEAPDDDAYDLIIELASGAADYHRAAAVLELWSTAN; encoded by the coding sequence GTGAGCATTGTCTACCTGTCGCTGGAGGATCTGCTCGCCCTCGCCGAGGATCTCGGTTGTTTGAACGTCCGGGACATTGGGCTGCTCGATTCGGCTGCTCATCGACCTGCCTCGTCGGCATTCGGTACTGACGCATACGCAGGAGTTCACGAGAAGGCGGCCGTCCTGTTGGAGTCCATCGTCCGGAACCATCCGCTGGTCGACGGCAACAAGCGCCTCGGCTGGCTCGCGACCTACGTGTTCTATGGGATGAACGGATACGAGCTCGAGGCGCCCGATGACGACGCCTACGACTTGATCATCGAACTGGCTTCTGGCGCAGCCGACTATCACCGGGCCGCAGCGGTGTTGGAGCTCTGGAGCACCGCGAATTAG
- a CDS encoding CopG family transcriptional regulator, which yields MAMTLRLTDEQDRALTLLAEADGVSKQEAACRAIVDAAARRTHDAQVRELSARGRTRYADLLDRLSR from the coding sequence ATGGCTATGACCTTGCGTTTGACCGACGAGCAGGACCGGGCTCTCACCCTGCTGGCAGAGGCGGACGGGGTCAGTAAACAGGAGGCCGCCTGCCGGGCGATCGTTGACGCTGCCGCCCGTCGCACTCACGATGCACAGGTGCGAGAGCTCTCGGCCCGGGGCCGCACACGGTACGCCGACCTGCTCGACCGTCTGTCGCGGTGA
- a CDS encoding CoA pyrophosphatase, which translates to MAITYDETLREQIQRHLSGHRRRTVTDPAKRNAAVAVVLVDSEFGEDRVDPADVDDWIDGRPMEAGLDGRMVDVSGGAAFFLCRRASRLRAHAAQWALPGGRLDAGETVIEAALRELDEEVGVQLPESSVLGLLDDYPTRSGYVITPVVIWGGGRLDPRPAPDEVVAVYRVGLHQLQREDSPRFISIEESPRPVVQIPLGNDLIHAPTGAVLLQLRWLCLEGRHDPVDELEQPLFAWK; encoded by the coding sequence GTGGCGATCACTTACGACGAGACGCTGCGTGAGCAGATCCAGCGTCATCTGAGTGGCCATCGGCGGCGCACCGTGACCGATCCGGCCAAGCGGAACGCCGCGGTCGCCGTGGTGCTGGTGGATTCCGAATTCGGCGAGGACCGGGTGGACCCGGCCGACGTCGACGACTGGATCGACGGGCGGCCGATGGAAGCCGGGCTCGACGGCCGGATGGTCGACGTTTCCGGTGGTGCGGCCTTCTTCCTGTGCCGCAGGGCTTCCCGGCTCCGCGCGCACGCCGCACAGTGGGCACTGCCCGGCGGGCGGCTTGACGCCGGTGAAACCGTCATCGAGGCCGCGCTGCGCGAACTCGACGAAGAAGTCGGTGTGCAGCTACCGGAGTCCTCGGTGCTGGGTCTGCTCGACGACTACCCGACCCGGTCGGGGTACGTCATCACGCCGGTGGTCATCTGGGGCGGCGGGCGGCTCGATCCGCGCCCGGCACCCGACGAGGTCGTCGCCGTCTACCGCGTCGGCCTGCACCAGTTGCAGCGCGAGGACTCACCGCGGTTCATCAGCATCGAGGAGAGTCCCCGCCCGGTGGTGCAGATCCCGTTGGGCAACGACCTCATTCACGCCCCGACCGGCGCAGTGCTGCTACAGCTTCGGTGGCTGTGCCTGGAAGGCCGCCACGACCCCGTCGACGAGCTCGAACAACCGCTGTTCGCCTGGAAGTAG
- a CDS encoding DUF1254 domain-containing protein yields MTSDRCAGRRYWVQAGVVAAGLGAAMLGGAAVASAAPGDDAGNAASVSSAHSARTAARPSHAGPTPTASRRAAAAAAVSGAPAQNATRTPPSTGSSARVTLSIPDQAAQQQASSTAGFIGPVRAAITAAQAYIYGYPLMEYERVRQTVTALNTIYSLTSFANPDVNPIWKAIGGGKRPNTDTFYSLAELDLSAGPVVLSIPDMGNRYFSFQLTDPYTNVVNYIGSRTTGAGPGTYAIVWSDGPQGTIPVGAQVVEVPYSSILMLGRTLAGDAADQQKAIELIGQYSLTPTGGTPPAGPQPKPGLDYLDAISAAMAANPPPARDAGELATLARIGVGPGLTVAGAGLGPLARLAADLAVKATAALLPALANLTQLVSAVQHHGWAIPDSAIGNFGTDYVLRAGVAQVGLIANTPDEAMYSSALLDSRLLPLNGCSSYTLHFAPGQAPPSDAFWSVTVYDGDGNLVPNSENRYSVSSSRPDELVTRPDGSIDIIFSRTDPGDPTANWLPIPAGSFGVYLRNYVPQQAALDGSWTPPGIQRR; encoded by the coding sequence GTGACGTCTGACAGGTGCGCGGGGCGCCGGTATTGGGTGCAGGCCGGTGTGGTCGCGGCGGGACTCGGTGCGGCGATGCTCGGCGGGGCGGCGGTGGCGAGCGCGGCGCCCGGCGATGACGCCGGCAACGCCGCGTCGGTCAGCTCGGCCCACAGCGCGCGGACGGCCGCCAGGCCAAGCCATGCCGGGCCGACGCCCACCGCGTCGCGCCGCGCGGCTGCGGCTGCCGCGGTATCCGGCGCACCGGCCCAGAACGCGACGCGCACGCCACCCAGTACCGGTTCCTCGGCCAGGGTCACGCTGAGCATCCCGGATCAGGCGGCTCAGCAGCAGGCCTCGTCCACCGCCGGCTTCATCGGCCCGGTGCGCGCCGCAATCACCGCCGCGCAGGCCTACATCTACGGCTATCCCCTCATGGAGTACGAGCGGGTCCGCCAGACGGTGACCGCACTCAACACCATCTACTCGCTGACCAGTTTCGCCAACCCCGACGTCAACCCGATCTGGAAGGCGATCGGCGGCGGGAAGCGACCCAATACCGACACCTTCTATTCGCTGGCCGAGCTGGATCTGTCCGCCGGCCCGGTGGTGCTGTCGATTCCCGACATGGGCAACCGGTACTTCAGTTTTCAGCTGACCGACCCGTACACCAACGTTGTGAACTACATCGGTTCGCGGACCACCGGCGCCGGCCCGGGTACCTACGCCATCGTCTGGTCAGACGGCCCGCAGGGCACCATACCGGTGGGCGCGCAGGTCGTCGAGGTGCCCTACAGCAGCATCCTGATGCTCGGTCGCACGCTGGCCGGTGACGCCGCCGATCAGCAGAAGGCGATCGAGCTCATCGGGCAGTACTCGCTGACCCCGACCGGCGGCACCCCGCCGGCGGGCCCGCAGCCCAAACCCGGCTTGGACTATCTGGATGCCATCAGCGCCGCGATGGCGGCCAATCCGCCGCCGGCACGTGACGCCGGCGAGCTGGCCACCCTGGCGCGGATCGGGGTGGGTCCCGGCCTGACCGTGGCCGGCGCCGGGCTCGGACCGCTGGCTCGGCTGGCCGCCGACCTGGCGGTAAAGGCAACGGCGGCATTGCTTCCCGCGCTGGCCAACCTGACCCAGCTGGTGTCGGCCGTCCAGCACCACGGCTGGGCCATACCGGATTCCGCGATCGGCAACTTCGGCACCGACTATGTGCTGCGCGCCGGTGTCGCCCAGGTCGGGCTGATCGCCAACACCCCCGACGAAGCGATGTACTCCTCAGCCCTGCTGGACTCGAGGCTGCTGCCGCTCAACGGATGTAGCTCCTACACACTGCATTTCGCGCCCGGGCAGGCACCCCCGTCGGATGCGTTCTGGTCGGTGACGGTCTACGACGGCGACGGCAATCTGGTGCCGAACTCCGAGAACCGCTACAGCGTCAGCAGCAGCAGGCCCGACGAGCTCGTCACCCGTCCCGACGGCTCGATCGACATCATCTTCTCCAGGACCGATCCGGGTGACCCGACGGCCAATTGGCTGCCGATCCCGGCCGGGTCGTTCGGGGTGTATCTGCGCAACTATGTTCCGCAGCAGGCCGCCCTCGACGGAAGCTGGACGCCGCCGGGAATCCAACGGCGCTGA
- the sodN gene encoding superoxide dismutase, Ni, with translation MLQRLFANATEAHAHCDLYCGVYDPAQAKIEALSCLKTLQKYHDSDDDHFKTRAIIIKEQRAEEVKHHLTVLWADFFTKEHFEQFPNLHQLFWDGVHGAGDVKKSLDVAVAEKLLETIDKISDIFWQTEKAKGMGVYPPAK, from the coding sequence ATGCTGCAACGACTTTTCGCCAACGCCACCGAAGCCCATGCCCACTGCGATCTGTACTGCGGCGTCTATGACCCCGCCCAGGCCAAGATCGAGGCGCTCTCCTGCCTGAAGACGCTCCAGAAGTACCACGACTCCGACGACGACCACTTCAAGACCCGCGCGATCATCATCAAGGAGCAGCGGGCCGAAGAGGTCAAGCATCACCTGACGGTGCTGTGGGCCGACTTCTTCACCAAGGAGCATTTCGAGCAGTTCCCCAACCTGCACCAGCTGTTCTGGGACGGCGTGCACGGTGCCGGTGACGTCAAGAAGTCGCTGGACGTCGCCGTGGCCGAGAAGCTGCTCGAGACGATCGACAAGATCTCCGACATCTTCTGGCAGACCGAGAAGGCCAAGGGCATGGGCGTCTACCCGCCCGCCAAGTAA
- a CDS encoding S26 family signal peptidase produces MRRFVVVEDSMRPTLNPGDGLLALRGGRPRVGQVRVFPDPTKPTRWLVKRVGAVRGPTFEARSDNPHAPGVVDSRQFGWVPVAGSYRVVWRVRGRRG; encoded by the coding sequence ATGCGCCGGTTTGTCGTAGTCGAGGACTCGATGCGACCGACGCTCAACCCCGGTGATGGGCTGCTGGCGCTGCGCGGCGGCAGGCCGCGGGTGGGCCAGGTCCGGGTGTTCCCCGACCCGACCAAGCCGACCCGTTGGCTGGTCAAACGTGTCGGGGCCGTGCGCGGGCCGACATTCGAGGCGCGCTCGGACAATCCGCACGCGCCCGGCGTCGTCGACTCGCGGCAATTCGGGTGGGTGCCGGTGGCGGGCTCCTACCGGGTGGTGTGGCGCGTCCGCGGCCGCCGGGGCTGA
- a CDS encoding transglycosylase SLT domain-containing protein, producing MISLRVVAPLAAAAMAFTLLSCGSAPTTPLASSDTGATTATATPAAPATLVGAQPQLAADPTQIGADLIADERALRDPSTPEDALAAAAHREQVAYRAIGRHPEWDAIIRPQVPPELLEFYDHNIEARRQLAAMAEPKPTLPAWRIQAPPPPEELMGYYRDAEAATGVSWNVLAAINFVETRFGSIDGVSTAGAQGPMQFLPSTFAGYAEGGDIHSPRDSIMAAGRYLAANGFASDPNHAIFRYNHADQYVAAVNQYAAAMAADPAALGIYHRWNVYYVSTAGDVLLPIGFDESERIPVQDYLASHPQ from the coding sequence ATGATTTCTCTGCGGGTTGTCGCACCGCTGGCCGCGGCGGCGATGGCATTCACCCTCCTCAGCTGCGGCAGCGCCCCGACGACACCCCTCGCCTCCAGCGACACCGGTGCCACCACGGCGACGGCTACGCCAGCCGCCCCGGCCACCCTGGTCGGCGCCCAGCCGCAGCTGGCGGCCGATCCCACCCAGATCGGCGCCGACCTGATCGCCGACGAACGCGCACTGCGCGACCCGTCGACCCCCGAGGACGCGCTGGCCGCCGCGGCGCACCGCGAGCAGGTGGCCTACCGCGCCATCGGGCGGCATCCGGAATGGGACGCGATCATCCGGCCGCAGGTTCCGCCGGAGCTGCTCGAGTTCTACGACCACAACATCGAGGCCCGCCGCCAGCTCGCGGCCATGGCCGAGCCCAAGCCGACCCTTCCGGCCTGGCGCATCCAGGCGCCGCCACCGCCGGAGGAACTCATGGGCTACTACCGGGACGCCGAGGCCGCAACCGGTGTCAGTTGGAATGTGCTGGCGGCCATCAACTTCGTCGAAACCCGATTCGGCAGCATCGACGGTGTCAGCACCGCAGGCGCGCAGGGCCCGATGCAGTTCCTGCCGTCGACGTTCGCCGGTTATGCCGAAGGCGGTGACATCCATTCACCCCGCGACAGCATCATGGCCGCCGGGCGCTATCTGGCCGCCAACGGCTTCGCCAGCGACCCGAACCACGCGATCTTCCGCTACAACCATGCTGACCAGTACGTGGCCGCGGTCAATCAGTACGCCGCGGCGATGGCCGCCGATCCGGCGGCACTCGGCATCTACCACCGCTGGAACGTCTACTACGTCTCCACAGCAGGAGATGTGTTGCTGCCCATCGGGTTTGACGAATCCGAACGGATTCCGGTCCAGGACTACCTGGCGAGTCACCCGCAGTAG
- a CDS encoding M15 family metallopeptidase: MAGFRDDDTIMGFDGSFATAALLGAVATAAVTLNVAAAAAPPPRIMLADNTVAVDPAVVSPGDGSLGDGQVLTAFDVQNPAIGRLDPALLSAVQAATTAASADGVTMTITSGWRSPEFQERLLDDAVATYGSLAAARQYVQTPAGSKHVIGQAVDVGGPAADQWLIANGARFGLCRIYANELWHFELATDAAGNCPPLLANAAG, from the coding sequence ATGGCGGGTTTTCGGGATGATGACACGATCATGGGCTTCGACGGTTCGTTCGCCACGGCGGCACTGCTGGGTGCGGTCGCGACGGCCGCGGTGACCCTCAACGTCGCCGCCGCAGCGGCGCCGCCCCCGCGAATCATGCTCGCCGACAACACGGTTGCGGTGGATCCGGCCGTGGTGTCACCCGGTGACGGGTCGCTGGGCGACGGCCAGGTCCTCACCGCTTTCGACGTGCAGAACCCGGCGATCGGACGGCTGGACCCGGCGTTGCTCAGCGCCGTGCAGGCGGCCACCACGGCCGCGTCGGCCGACGGGGTCACGATGACCATCACCTCGGGGTGGCGTTCCCCGGAGTTCCAGGAACGTCTGCTCGACGACGCCGTCGCCACCTACGGCAGCCTGGCGGCCGCCCGCCAGTATGTGCAGACCCCCGCCGGGTCCAAGCACGTCATCGGCCAGGCCGTGGACGTGGGCGGGCCCGCCGCCGACCAATGGCTGATCGCCAACGGCGCCCGATTCGGACTGTGCCGGATCTACGCCAACGAACTGTGGCACTTCGAGCTGGCCACCGACGCCGCCGGCAACTGCCCGCCGCTGCTGGCCAACGCCGCGGGCTGA
- a CDS encoding maleylpyruvate isomerase family mycothiol-dependent enzyme: protein MRTLDELRTALESCYSQFEALCDDFSEADWKTQSLCPDWDVREVVRHVTSIEAVMAGWLPEDTTTPPPFERAAEFLAGTDDTAVLVDKVHAVYDRRRRDLAALTDEDLQRPSWMPVGPGTYGRFLEIRVFDFWVHERDITTPLGRKTDDSTLTAEMSLDEVEGSIGYIAGKKVGLPDGKSLAIRLTGPVVRDINVRVDGRAKRVDHLVNPDTTLTADSTTFIQLACGRIDPQAQIDSGAVSWTGDAEIGERAARNLRFTM, encoded by the coding sequence ATGAGGACCCTGGACGAACTCCGGACCGCCTTGGAGAGCTGCTACTCGCAGTTCGAGGCCCTGTGTGACGACTTCAGCGAAGCAGACTGGAAAACGCAGTCGCTGTGCCCGGACTGGGACGTGCGTGAGGTCGTCCGGCACGTCACCAGCATCGAGGCCGTGATGGCCGGCTGGCTACCCGAGGACACCACCACCCCGCCGCCGTTCGAACGGGCAGCGGAGTTCCTCGCCGGGACCGACGACACCGCCGTCCTGGTCGACAAGGTCCACGCGGTCTATGACCGACGGCGACGCGACCTCGCCGCGCTGACCGACGAGGATCTGCAGCGCCCGTCGTGGATGCCCGTCGGGCCCGGCACCTACGGCCGATTCCTGGAGATCCGGGTGTTCGACTTCTGGGTACACGAGCGCGACATCACCACCCCGCTGGGCCGCAAGACCGACGACAGCACACTGACCGCCGAGATGTCACTGGATGAGGTGGAGGGCTCGATCGGCTACATCGCCGGCAAGAAGGTCGGCCTGCCCGACGGCAAGAGCCTGGCGATCCGGCTCACCGGGCCGGTGGTCCGCGACATCAACGTCCGCGTCGACGGCAGAGCGAAACGGGTCGACCACCTGGTGAACCCGGACACCACGCTGACGGCGGACTCGACGACGTTCATCCAGCTCGCCTGCGGCCGCATCGACCCGCAGGCCCAGATCGACTCCGGTGCGGTCAGCTGGACCGGCGACGCCGAGATCGGCGAGCGGGCCGCGCGCAACCTCAGGTTCACGATGTGA
- a CDS encoding DsbA family protein, translated as MCPYAYQTSKWIRAVRDQTGLVVNWRFFSLEEINRQDGKKHPWERDWSYGWSMMRIGALLRRQSMAAVDAWYERAGRALHEDGHKPHDPAVARHLLSELGFDPALVDEAIADPTTNDEVMADHRRVVDADGYGVPTLFFPDGQCLFGPVLIDPPTGAAAVRLWDAVAAWTEFPHLYELQRPKTAADGQLITETFRPYLEARDWVSINRGEVINFNTAAPESS; from the coding sequence ATGTGCCCGTACGCCTATCAGACCTCGAAGTGGATCCGTGCGGTGCGCGACCAGACCGGTCTGGTGGTCAACTGGCGGTTCTTCAGCCTCGAGGAGATCAATCGCCAGGACGGCAAGAAGCATCCGTGGGAGCGTGACTGGTCCTACGGCTGGTCGATGATGCGTATCGGAGCCCTGCTGCGCAGGCAGTCGATGGCCGCCGTCGACGCCTGGTACGAGCGTGCCGGACGGGCCCTGCACGAGGACGGTCACAAACCGCACGATCCCGCCGTCGCCCGGCATCTGTTGTCCGAGTTGGGTTTCGACCCCGCACTGGTCGATGAGGCCATCGCCGACCCGACGACCAACGACGAGGTGATGGCCGACCACCGGCGCGTCGTCGACGCCGACGGGTATGGGGTGCCGACGCTGTTCTTCCCCGACGGGCAGTGCCTGTTCGGGCCGGTGCTGATCGACCCGCCCACCGGTGCGGCGGCCGTACGGCTGTGGGACGCCGTGGCCGCGTGGACGGAGTTCCCGCATCTCTACGAGCTCCAGCGGCCGAAGACCGCCGCCGACGGGCAGCTGATCACCGAGACCTTCCGCCCCTATCTGGAGGCCCGCGACTGGGTGTCGATCAATCGGGGTGAAGTGATCAACTTCAACACAGCAGCCCCGGAAAGCAGCTGA
- a CDS encoding DUF4262 domain-containing protein translates to MCDHPGSTVADYLDVIRAKIDKRGWAVQYVEDPKMPFAYTAGMTAYGLPELLMTNVSPARAARTLNGSAQRQLDGLELSPGLQFVLPGGPLAEVVEVDHPDVHLPAAVAIFGPIRAFQLVWADGRGRWPWAADFCDQQSRQPVVGIRAPASPGARR, encoded by the coding sequence ATGTGCGATCACCCCGGCAGCACCGTTGCCGACTACCTCGATGTCATTCGCGCCAAGATCGACAAGCGTGGGTGGGCGGTGCAGTACGTGGAGGACCCGAAGATGCCGTTCGCCTACACCGCGGGGATGACGGCATACGGGCTGCCGGAACTGCTGATGACCAACGTCTCCCCCGCCCGCGCCGCCCGCACGCTGAACGGCTCGGCACAACGGCAACTCGACGGGCTGGAACTCTCACCGGGACTGCAATTCGTCCTGCCCGGCGGGCCACTGGCCGAGGTGGTCGAGGTCGACCATCCTGATGTGCACCTGCCGGCGGCGGTGGCGATCTTCGGGCCTATCCGCGCCTTCCAGCTGGTCTGGGCTGACGGCCGCGGCCGGTGGCCGTGGGCGGCGGACTTCTGCGATCAGCAGAGCCGCCAGCCCGTCGTCGGGATCAGGGCGCCCGCTAGTCCCGGTGCTCGACGATAG